The Girardinichthys multiradiatus isolate DD_20200921_A chromosome 11, DD_fGirMul_XY1, whole genome shotgun sequence DNA window AAGTAGCCCATAAATTAATACGTAGCCTATAGGTTCTGTAAGTAACCTGTAAGTTACATGAATTAACATGTTGGTCTCCTTTAAGTAAATGTTGGTGAAAATACAGTAAGCTGTAGGTTCCACAAAACATCCTGTAAATTTTAAAAAGCTCATTTCAAACTTTACAAAAATAGTCTATAAGGTCTAAAAATCTAGGAAATGTAACATCTAAGTTCCATTAAAGCAACATTTAAGCTTAATTAAAGTAACCTGTGAGGTAAATTAAAGTAAGCGTTAAATTGAATTAACCTGTAACTTCTGGAAAGTTCTccaaagtaaataagtgttagGAAATGCAACACATATTCCATGAAAATAACATgcagtttaaaacaaatgacCTCTAAAGTTTCCTAGACGTGTCCCAGAAGATTAGGAAAGCAACTTGAGAAAGGTCTGAGGAGTAACCTTTAAGCTCcattaaagaaacatttctggACCAGAGTTCTGGAAAGTAGCCTACAAAGTCAGTGAAAGTAAATGCTAAGTTATGGGAAGTAACATGGAAGCTCCATTGAGGTAACCTATAAGAACTGGAAAGTAGCCTGAAAGGTACCAGGTTCTAAGTATGGTCTGAGAAATGAAATTTGGGTTAGATGAAAATATCAATGTTTAAGTTGCATTAAAGTAAGCTTTAAAGTGAGGAAAGTATCCTGTAAGGTAGGAATGGGCAATATGGACATGAAATTTTATGAATGCCCATCCCTATTATACGGTGAGCGAAAGTAACTGTTGAATTCTGGTTAAATTCTGGATTGTAACCTGCAAACATAATGTTATAAATGTAATGTTACGTTCTATTAAAGTAACCTGTACGTTCTGGAAGGAAGCCTATAAGTTCAAGGAATGCTTTTAGACAGTGGACGGACACCAGAAAACCTGGAGAAAATCCAAGCGGGCAAACATGAACATGAATATAATTTTACTGACATATCTCCATCAGATGTTGTTAAGAGTACTCTATATCTAAACGGAAGTAGggcaagaaataaaaacagaccagGTTGGTGAAGTAGTATCCGTCCTCTCCGGTCATCAGCCTGCTGGGGTTGCAGAAACGGGTGATGTACTGGATGTTGGACTGAAGCCGTGGAGGGTTAGCTTTGAGCACGATGTAAATGAGCGCAGGAAGAAAGTCATCCGCAGAGGCCGGCTCATTTTTAGTGATCCTGATGGCACTGAAGATGTGTTTACTGCAACGTGTGATGCAGACAAGTTTGTCCCGGGGTACCCTCTTAGAGTCCATCTCAATGATGTCTGGAACAAGACAAGATATTACGCTTTCCTACTCTTCTGTGATACAATGCTAAATGTATTTAGTGTAGAGCTGCAGGACGGGGAACTTTACCCACTGACCAACTGACATATAGGGAAGGTTATCATTTTACTTAaacctattattattattatttatagctTGTCCAAAAAGTCACCGTTACTGCATGGATGATTATGTTTCAGCCGAAAAGTAATGAATTCTAAATGCAGTGAGTAGCTTGGAAAAAATGATTACTGATGAATTATTGGCTCACATCAAGCAAAAATCAAAGGAGATAGTTGAAACTGCAAAAATTGGGTCAAGAACTGTTCAACGCATTATTATAACCTGGAAGGGTAGCGTGGAACCTTTACCTTTCCAGAAGAAATCGAGTTGGATAAAAACCCATGAATgaatcattaaaacattttttcttaacCTGTAAGTTCTGGAATGTAAAGTATAATATCTGGATAATGAAAGATAAAGTTCTTGAAAGTAATCTGCAGAGTTCGAGTAAGTTGTAGAAAGTAACCTTGAAGTTCTGTAAAGTACATTGTAATATACAAGTTAGGTATATTCCAGAAAGTAACCTGTAAGTTATTAAAACTACAGGTTGCTTTTGGGTAGGTTACAAAAAGTAACCCGTCAGCTACACAAACTGTCATATCAGAATAATGACGCTAGGTTCAGGTAGTTTTCCTGTAAGCTCCAGACAGTAAATGGAAAGTTCGGAGAAAGCAACCTGTAATGCGTTAGAAGGTAACCTGTAAGAGTCtgctaattattattattttgaggTCAAGAGATGATAATTACTTTACATtatagaattatttaaatattttactgaatatacaatccaataaaatgttttctgagccAATTAAGGTGTTAATGAACCTACATTATTACTCACCTGTTATAGCTTTGACCACATTCTCTGAGACTTCAGGGATTTCTTCATCCATGGACACACACAACATCTGGATGGTCACCCAGTGCAAAGCCCTGCAACACAACTGATCGTCACTGTGTGTTGATAAGACGTAAAGCTAAAGGTTAGTTCTCAGCGAAAGACATCACCCCCCGCCCCGTGGGACATTAACACGCGCAGTCAGCAGCTGCCACTGTGCCGGTTCACATGTAAGAAACACACAAAGAGCTCAGCTAGAAATGGCTGTGGTGTAATGAACTGCAACGACTCAGACAGACGTTTTCAAAGACGGCTGAAGATTAAAGACAAGCGTTTTGCAGCGAAGCTTTCTGAGACTTAAAGTCGCagacaaacatattttacacaCATGAACATGCCTTCACTCCACTTTTCTCTGGTATAATAGCTCCTGATACAATGAAGACATAGGCCAGATCAGAACCCAGACAGCGCACCTTATTCTATTCTGTGTGGACAGGTCCTTCTTCTCATCGTCAGTTGTTTCTGGACAGAAGACGCTCTTATACAGACGGGTCATGATGTACTTTTCCACCTGGTCCATCACCTGCTCCACCGATTCTGAGGAGCCTGATGAAGAAAACCGATGAGTTCCTGCTGGTGCAGCCATCTTGTGGTAGTCTCTGTTCATGCTGATTGATTTACTTAGAATCAGCTAAATGATTATCAGAAAATTAAAGGATGGCAGAACTTTGACGAGCTGACCTTTAAAGTGACTCATCAAGCGGTCAGCCAAGCTCTGGTAGAAATCCTGGACACACTCTGAGAGCTCATCTGCACTCAGGTCCTGTACAAACAAGAAGGTAGAGAGAGGTTAACTTCTTTAGTTCTGAAGAACCGGACATCATCCTTTTCCTGAATACAACACACCTTCTTGCTCGACATGTTCACAAGGAAGGCCCGGCACTGCTTATGGATCTCTCGGCCCGGTTTATGAAGGTTCTTCAAAAACTCCACAAAGTCTTTGGACACTTGGTCTGTATCGAAGCTTGCGTGGCGGCTAATCGATGGACTCGGCGTCTTTCCATCCTGAGTTTCtaatcagaaacaaaaaaacaattacccACAATCTCCTTCAGAAGCTAACAGAGTCCACCTCtctgaagaccaaggaacacatttGACAGGTCGGGAAGAAAGTTGTGGGGACGTTTAAATTAgcattgtttaattaaaaaatatcaggagctttgaacatctcacagaggaTTGTTCAATCTAGCATCGGAGAATGGAGAAGGGTGggcaaggaaagcattaatcagagaatcagccaagaggccaattacctgcagagatctacagctcaggtggaagaatgtGTTGAAAGGACAAATATAAAATCAGGtctatggaaaagtggcaagaagaaagccactgcTGTAGTAAAGagataagaagtcctgtttggaGATTGTCATAAGCAAAGTAGGGAACTCAGCAAGCATGTggaaaaggtgctctggtcagatgagtctAAAATTGAACTTTATGATCTACATGCAAAAGGCTTTGTGAAGAtgcatggagctaaatataggacaatcctggaggaaaatctGCTAGAGGGCTGAAAAACACTTGAGTGGAGCGAAGGTTCACCCCTCAGCAGGACTGcaacccaaaacatacagccagagccagtgtggtttagatcaaggcaTTTGTTCattagagtggcccagtcaaagtccagacctaaattcaatttaGAACCCATTGCAAGACCTGAACATTGCTGGTCATAGACGCTatctctatccaatctgactaagcttgagctatttcgCAAAGAAGAACGAGCAAATATTTCAGTCGCTGGATGTCTGGTAGAGTCATGACcccaaagacttgcagctataactgcagcaaacgGTGGCTCTACAAATGAGTGacgcacacttttcagatcattttctttctaaatgaaagccatgtttcattttcctccCACATCACAATAAAgcactagtttgtgttggtctagtaCTAAAATGTTTGAAGCTGTGAAAAGGAGCAGCATAGTTTTAGTTAAGAGAAGGGAAACCAACTCAAATTGTTCCGGAGTACAAAATAAGTCAGATGATGTGAATTAAACTAGAAATATTCAAACAAAGCAAGCAGCACCTTTCTTGGAAGCAGTTCGCGATGAAGGGCTGAAGAACTTCTTAACGGTTGTCACTTTCCGGGTCTTCTCGTtggttttcttctcctcaaactTGGAGAAGGGGGCGAGGGAGGCGTGTCCTGCAGGCGACTGGGAATGCACTGCGTGACTGCTGGCATAcgcctcctcctcttctctctgcaaCCTGCAGCCATGAAAAAGTTAAGAGACATCAAAATAATGAGAGGGAAACGAGCGCTTCTGGTATGACCGAGCTTCATGAAAAGCTGTGAGGATGTGGGACACGATCAGCATGGGAGGGAGGTTTTAGTGAGGAGGCAGCAGCAGCTGGCCTTACTTTTCTGCCAAGGCCCAGTCGTCCTGGATTTGCTTCTGCCGCACCCGCTGATACTCCTCCCTCCAGCACTTGGAGCACAAGCCCTGCCATGCTGCGTTTCCATAGTAGCCGCATCCCTTTTTGCACAGCAGGTCTGATTGGTCCACGTGTATGCCCCGTCGCTCCGTCCGCTGACTCATAATGCTGGATGACCTGGAATGGAAAAtgaataatttgttttattagtgGATTTGTATGCGCCACTGAACAGACTGATTTCTCTGCTGCCACACTCATTATTACAGACAGCTCTCACAGTTTACACAATGACAGATTTCCCTTAACTCCCTCAGCTGGACGTAAAAACACGTATGACAACCCATGTGGAAACAAACCTACATTTGCATGAATAAATCTGGAAACTTCCCTTTCGTGTCCTTCAACTGTCGCTTcaaattaaatcattattttcatatttttcaaatCTGAATCTTATCATAAAACCATTATGGATCCTGGAGATGATTTGAGACAGCAGTACCAGAATCTTATGCATGGCGCCGTGAAGGAGCAGCTGCCTGGGGTTCGATCCTCAACTttgggacctttgctgcatgtcttccctcctctctctgtctggttactttaaataaaggccactagcatcacaacatttttacaatctttagaaaaatccaacttttatCCAACAAGAAAATTCGGGAAGATGCGTGCCGATCTTTGTAGGTTCGGAAATGACTACAAGAAAACAGATACTCGCCTAAGTCTGCCTGTATCCACAGTCACTGCAATAACTAAAAACATCAGAACAAATGGAAATGTGACAAACAAGAATAAATGAGGGGCCAAATTTACTGTTGCACAgcacagagtgaagaggatggTAAGGGAAATGTATTCAAATCTGTTTGGAGAACTGCCGCAAAGAGTGGTCACCAAGTCTCAAGGAATAACGCCTTTTTAAACCTGTGGAGGCTGCTCAACAATACTTAATTCCCTGGAACCTCATGCTTTGTTTAGATGAGActaagatttttttgtttttagcaacaaacactccaagAGGGTTTGGCTTAAAAACAAAGAGTAATTATGTGGAAAATCCTCTCATGCCCATTGTTAAGCATAGTGGAGGATCTATGATGCTATGGCCCTCTTTGGTCACTTTTCTAAAAGGCCCTgagaaccttgttagagtgcaaGGAATCAAGAACTCTTTAAAACACCAGGActacttaaataaaaataaaatggactctgctagaaaactgaaaatgggtcatcatCAGGTCTTTCTGCTGAATAATTCAAATAATCCAAAACATGTCAATCTTCTTCCATGGCCATCTCAGGCCCCGGACCTAACTCCAATAGAAAACAAGCGAGAAGAGAGCAGAAGAGAACCTAGGACCTTCAAAACTCCTAGACTTTGATCTGTTGTGCAAAAGAAAATGGTCAAAGGTACCCGTGACTTTGTAAAGAACAATTACTTCTTAACAAGAGATGTTTTTCATGCAAATTAAAACCAATGCAGGAAACAAGCAACTTCATtttcaaatatgaaaataaatcatCTCTAAATTGTGCAAAGTTTTCACAGTTTGTACTTTAAGGACGTGGACTGAACTCCATCTGAATAGCAGAATCTGCTCCTTGGGTCACATGAGggctatttatatatatatatatatatatatatatatatatatatatatatatatatatatatatacaggctCAGAGAAACAGTAAGTGTGGATTTAGTGACATCTAGCGGCGGAGGTGCAGATTGCAGCCTGCTAAATTAGCCCGTTTTATTCTCGAAACTCGCATCTTTAGGGGACGTTTTCTTGTTATTAATTTACTTCCTCCTTTGGCATTATAAACGTCAACGCAaatgactaaataaaaaaaagttacttCCTCAaagctggaaaaatgttttcagtaaaaTCGTTGCTTTGTTTTAGGAAGTGACGAATCTAAGAGGAAATGGAAATGTGTTGGAAATTACTAAACTTACTTTATGACAGAAATGATCAACTGGTTCCCTTCtgaagaatattttttaaatccctGCTAAAAGCCCCTTTCTAATCAGCAGTTTTAACGTTCATCTGGACTTCTGCTTTGCTTACTGTCATCATGTTGAAAGCAGCCACATCCAGAAGATAccaaacagcttttatttttcactcCAAAGGTTATAAGGGCAGCCTGTCTCAGGTTCGGAAAATATGCTTCAAAATTGCCCGGCAGCTTGCTGGAAACCTACAAGCAACG harbors:
- the rabgef1 gene encoding rab5 GDP/GTP exchange factor; this encodes MSQRTERRGIHVDQSDLLCKKGCGYYGNAAWQGLCSKCWREEYQRVRQKQIQDDWALAEKLQREEEEAYASSHAVHSQSPAGHASLAPFSKFEEKKTNEKTRKVTTVKKFFSPSSRTASKKETQDGKTPSPSISRHASFDTDQVSKDFVEFLKNLHKPGREIHKQCRAFLVNMSSKKDLSADELSECVQDFYQSLADRLMSHFKGSSESVEQVMDQVEKYIMTRLYKSVFCPETTDDEKKDLSTQNRIRALHWVTIQMLCVSMDEEIPEVSENVVKAITDIIEMDSKRVPRDKLVCITRCSKHIFSAIRITKNEPASADDFLPALIYIVLKANPPRLQSNIQYITRFCNPSRLMTGEDGYYFTNLCCAVAFIEKLDAQSLNLSPEEFERYMSGQASPRFNSSEGDWVDGTQGVGVTVTNPVLAQLNHNLELLSGLCRQQEAVMEAAQSLQADLLSWSEGVQREVHGILEKYPLEIKSSKVSAIDANNVDNENLPSPIKPQVFAG